In Leptospiraceae bacterium, one DNA window encodes the following:
- a CDS encoding N-acetylmuramoyl-L-alanine amidase: MNNFQSFNSIQFFLLYTIFFFSLHNNLFSEEKKTIPKEYKIVIDPGHGGWKQAPYELYGDKFDTISQKYLEHYKSGGEFKGRTEMEIVLEIGKEVQSILNLTKTESGFLKFKEYIKKFSHDKVERMIIHSSLSRTDSYKDKDYGEKDDRNALYRLYDYPDFKTGKRKLGRISEINKEKPYLVVSIHINDQGKLNTNKSPISESGLACVLAPSYHTFQILRKISMKKESSSSFENSPWKDWMVFQDGWSKLENAVADAWIYFHGHWPDKTGRKTDLERFSGFRQNMITWKYEDSPGWEEKVGMKKKGQYALDHELFRPSGKFWDRERGKPEIWKRENGPEGFGGDNHFACMEILRFINYGLNQEFRSIKKSPEIFSITKPYISTYSVPTFVNGISAYLELGDIKRNSDIYYLTEKKKETAISIAVGIFSLFHGLNIKQEKLPIHPKGKKIDFKKYENFHGKNYFKQVLDK, from the coding sequence ATTAATAATTTTCAATCTTTCAATAGCATTCAGTTCTTCCTCCTATATACCATTTTCTTTTTTTCGTTGCATAACAATTTATTCTCTGAAGAAAAGAAAACAATTCCTAAGGAATATAAAATTGTGATTGATCCGGGCCATGGCGGGTGGAAACAAGCCCCCTATGAATTGTATGGAGATAAATTTGATACGATTAGTCAGAAATATTTAGAGCATTATAAAAGTGGCGGAGAATTTAAGGGCAGAACAGAGATGGAAATAGTTTTGGAAATTGGGAAGGAAGTTCAGTCTATTCTCAATTTGACAAAAACTGAGTCAGGGTTTCTTAAGTTTAAAGAATATATAAAAAAATTTTCACACGATAAAGTAGAAAGGATGATTATTCATTCATCTCTTTCCAGAACTGATAGCTATAAGGATAAAGATTATGGAGAAAAAGACGATAGAAACGCGTTGTATAGGCTTTACGATTATCCGGATTTTAAAACTGGTAAAAGAAAGTTAGGTCGAATTTCAGAAATCAATAAAGAAAAACCTTATTTGGTTGTCTCGATTCATATAAACGATCAAGGAAAATTGAACACGAATAAAAGCCCGATTAGTGAAAGTGGGCTTGCCTGTGTGTTGGCTCCATCCTACCACACTTTCCAAATATTACGAAAAATCTCCATGAAAAAAGAATCTTCATCTTCGTTTGAAAATTCACCTTGGAAGGATTGGATGGTATTTCAGGATGGTTGGTCTAAGCTGGAAAATGCAGTCGCTGATGCATGGATTTATTTTCATGGTCATTGGCCGGACAAAACCGGAAGAAAAACAGACTTAGAAAGATTTAGTGGATTTCGACAAAATATGATTACATGGAAATACGAAGATTCACCCGGGTGGGAGGAAAAAGTTGGAATGAAAAAAAAGGGGCAGTATGCACTCGACCATGAACTATTTCGTCCTTCTGGTAAATTTTGGGACAGAGAGAGAGGGAAGCCTGAAATTTGGAAAAGGGAAAATGGCCCTGAAGGATTTGGTGGGGATAATCATTTTGCTTGCATGGAAATCTTGCGATTTATCAATTATGGATTGAACCAAGAGTTTCGATCTATTAAAAAATCACCGGAGATTTTTTCTATTACTAAACCTTATATATCTACATACAGTGTTCCAACTTTTGTAAATGGTATTTCTGCTTATTTGGAATTGGGAGATATTAAAAGAAATTCCGATATATACTATCTTACCGAAAAGAAAAAAGAAACTGCAATATCTATCGCAGTCGGCATATTTTCTCTATTTCATGGATTGAATATTAAGCAAGAAAAACTTCCAATTCATCCAAAGGGAAAAAAAATAGATTTTAAGAAATACGAAAATTTTCACGGTAAAAATTATTTTAAACAAGTTTTAGATAAATGA
- a CDS encoding PilZ domain-containing protein — protein MLISWNIYLLVSNFSYYNIQTSLQTIIGIALVIYITRNDVAAPYFDMFPRGWRGQKRFPIETCISLNGKKCKSKDLSTSGFLLQLDNPDSFQLNHGYSVELADEIKCECGAVRIETYGIGFAYRNLNRINKQKISQFIKKLETA, from the coding sequence TTGCTGATCAGCTGGAATATTTACCTGCTCGTTTCGAATTTCAGCTACTACAATATTCAAACTTCCTTACAAACTATAATCGGGATAGCTCTGGTAATCTATATAACCAGAAACGATGTAGCTGCACCTTATTTCGATATGTTTCCAAGGGGGTGGAGGGGGCAGAAAAGATTCCCGATTGAAACATGTATTAGCTTGAACGGAAAAAAATGTAAATCAAAAGACTTAAGCACCAGTGGATTCTTGCTACAACTTGATAATCCTGATTCTTTTCAGTTGAATCATGGCTATAGTGTAGAATTGGCGGACGAAATAAAATGCGAATGTGGGGCAGTAAGAATCGAAACCTACGGAATTGGGTTTGCATATCGAAATCTGAATAGAATTAATAAGCAAAAAATATCTCAATTCATAAAAAAATTAGAAACGGCTTAA
- a CDS encoding DUF2079 domain-containing protein: MQRKIDFLTFFLFLFIISLIYLISFTEVPDFRKPIRFLSIVVFIIGLLVFFIFKKNLIQVKTTENSNSCYKEIAFAFLACVIYSIHFFSIHNSHFQSFFLGDMDYVSMAEVLNSTLKGNFFSTNYHGQTENSNYLSHHFSPAIILLSPFMVFSEYRLGYGYSLLFYNLLGVFAISLYLISRNIRGFQFFFLLCFFMINIYVYRLFQSYHFEQIFLFFCVLLFWAIQKEKKILSYFLFLICIFIKEDISIYMTLLGIFLLFTKRKKMGTILIAVSIGYFFYLVPWIQDSIDSGAKINWLLDWSKWGNSISEIAIQILSNPIKVFMLFVQKKSLLFDISLSFSFLFFFYPKIFLILIPIFIFHFSSDRIWFNDFYNYYSYTILPFLIYGSVEGFKKIENFQPSKNLLTLPFLLLFLSLTLFRSSKDQFFPLQIPKIDYSKFQSVIEASSIIPNHSKVNAQFDVSGFVNRKSQIFPMTMEPKDYLFFNLQNGFSPYKSLEELKILKDSLLHSKKFQTIFEKDGIIVIQRVSKHKISKE, from the coding sequence AAACCTATACGCTTTTTATCTATTGTAGTATTTATTATAGGATTGCTTGTTTTTTTTATATTCAAGAAAAATTTAATTCAAGTAAAAACTACAGAAAACTCAAACTCGTGCTATAAAGAAATTGCTTTTGCCTTCCTTGCTTGTGTAATTTATTCTATTCATTTTTTTTCTATACACAATTCACATTTTCAATCGTTTTTTCTAGGGGACATGGACTATGTATCTATGGCTGAAGTTTTAAACTCTACACTCAAAGGAAATTTTTTTTCAACAAACTACCATGGACAAACAGAAAACTCCAATTATTTATCCCACCATTTTTCTCCGGCAATTATTTTATTGTCTCCATTTATGGTTTTCAGTGAATACCGTCTTGGGTATGGATACTCTTTGTTGTTCTATAACCTACTGGGAGTTTTTGCGATTTCTCTCTATCTGATTTCAAGGAACATCAGAGGCTTTCAATTCTTTTTTTTACTTTGCTTTTTTATGATCAATATCTATGTATATCGTTTATTTCAATCTTATCACTTTGAACAAATATTCTTATTTTTTTGTGTTCTGCTTTTTTGGGCAATTCAAAAAGAAAAAAAAATATTAAGCTACTTCCTATTTCTAATCTGTATTTTTATCAAGGAAGATATTTCTATATACATGACTCTTTTGGGAATTTTTCTATTGTTCACCAAAAGAAAAAAAATGGGCACGATTTTGATTGCTGTCTCCATTGGCTACTTTTTCTACTTAGTTCCTTGGATTCAAGACTCGATAGATTCAGGAGCAAAAATCAATTGGCTTTTGGATTGGAGTAAATGGGGAAATTCAATTTCAGAAATTGCGATACAAATTCTATCGAATCCGATAAAAGTTTTTATGTTGTTTGTACAAAAAAAATCTCTACTTTTTGATATATCGCTTTCTTTTAGTTTTCTTTTCTTTTTTTATCCAAAAATCTTTCTCATACTAATTCCAATTTTTATTTTTCACTTTAGCTCTGATAGAATATGGTTCAACGATTTCTATAATTATTACAGCTATACAATTCTTCCTTTTCTAATTTATGGAAGCGTAGAAGGATTTAAAAAAATCGAAAATTTTCAACCCTCCAAAAACTTACTTACTCTACCTTTTCTACTCCTATTTTTAAGCCTAACACTATTCAGATCTTCAAAAGATCAATTTTTTCCGTTGCAGATTCCGAAAATAGATTACAGTAAATTTCAAAGTGTGATTGAAGCCTCTTCTATTATCCCAAATCATTCTAAAGTGAATGCTCAATTTGATGTCTCAGGATTTGTAAATAGGAAAAGCCAAATTTTCCCTATGACAATGGAGCCAAAAGATTACCTGTTCTTTAATTTACAAAATGGATTTTCGCCTTACAAATCATTGGAAGAATTAAAAATATTAAAAGATAGCTTACTCCATTCAAAAAAGTTCCAAACAATTTTTGAAAAAGACGGGATCATTGTAATTCAGAGAGTTTCAAAACATAAAATTTCTAAAGAGTAA
- a CDS encoding PaaI family thioesterase: protein MIKSAKKNLSFGSSLDNQDGLQLKITFDEDTKTAYGDFTCPAKYQGKPEMIHPGIISTILDEMMFKINEAMNFDTLTGELTVRFLQPALVDEPLHLRGWFVKKNKKVIENRAEIENEIGKIVARGKGKYIEVDE from the coding sequence ATGATAAAGTCAGCTAAAAAAAATTTAAGCTTTGGTTCGAGTTTGGACAATCAGGACGGTTTACAGCTAAAAATTACTTTTGATGAAGATACTAAAACTGCTTATGGTGACTTTACCTGTCCGGCAAAATACCAAGGAAAACCGGAAATGATTCACCCCGGTATTATTTCTACAATATTAGACGAAATGATGTTTAAAATCAATGAAGCCATGAATTTTGATACCTTAACGGGTGAACTTACTGTTAGATTTCTACAACCCGCTTTAGTAGATGAGCCACTTCATCTAAGAGGTTGGTTTGTAAAAAAGAACAAAAAAGTGATCGAAAATCGTGCCGAAATAGAGAATGAAATCGGTAAAATTGTTGCTCGCGGAAAAGGAAAATACATAGAAGTAGACGAATAG